AGGTTACCACACCGGGGAAATGATGGTCAATTTTGTAACCCGGGATGATACACCTGAACAGCTGACACCTGTGGTTGAACATATACTCCCACGTTTTCCTTCTGTGACAACGGTGGTCAATAACATCAATGATTCCCTGGGGATGACCGCCTTCGGTCAAAAGGAATGGCGTCTTCATGGACCGGGAATTATTCATGACCGCATCGGTCCTATACAATATGAAATATCCGCCAACAGCTTCTTTCAAACCAACACATCCGGTGCCGAACAGCTATATTCTCTTGTGGAAGACTTTGCCGAATTGACAGGACATGAAACCGTATGGGATCTCTATTGCGGAACCGGTTCCATTGCCCTCTATTTATCCCAAAAGGCCAACGAGGTTTTAGGTTTTGAGATGATCCGGGATGCCATTCAAAACGCCAGGCAAAACGCAGAGAAAAACCACATTTCCAATTGTCACTTTTTTGAAGCCAATCTGGATAAATTTTTTCAAAAAAATCCGGATCTGATTCAATCCTTACCGGCACCTGACCTGGCGGTTGTGGATCCTCCACGGGCCGGTCTCCATCCCGATTTCATCCAACAGCTGATTCACCTGGCCCCGCCGAAAATTATCTATGTCTCATGTAATCCGGCAACCCAGGCAAGGGATTCGGCATTGCTAGTAGAAAGCGGCTATTCTCTGGATAAAATTCAACCGGTGGATATGTTTCCCCATACACCTCATATCGAGTCTGTGGCACTTCTGACAAAAACATAACGCTGAAATAAGATCATTGCTCAAAACATCACTGTTTCATAATTTTAATCCATCAACTAAACGGAGAATTTCCCATGAAACGAATCCTTTTGGGCTTTATGCTTGTTTTATGTATCCATGTGCCCGGTATGGCTGCTGCTAATTTGATTATCAGATGTGATGATATCGGCATGAACCATTCCGTAAACCTGGCTGTCAGAGAGCTTTTAGATACCGGGCTCCCTATCAATTGCTCTGTCATGTTTCCGTGTGGATGGTATCTGGAAGGTATTCGTATTTTAAATGAATACGATAATGTCAGTGCAGGTGTCCACCTGACTTTGAATAGTGAATGGCAGGAATACAAATGGGGACCTGTTGCAGGTCAGGGAAGTGTACCGAGTCTGGTGGATTCCAACGGTTTTTTCTTTCCAACACGGGCACTTTTTGAAGCCAACAAACCGGTTCTGGCAGAAGTGGAAAAAGAACTTCGGGCCCAGCTTGACCGGGCTATGAATTCCGGAATAGACATTTCCTACATGGATTATCACATGGGCACCGCTGCCTCAACTCCTGAGTATCAAAGCCTCCTGATGAAACTGGCCAGGGAATATCAGATTGGCATCTCCCGTTTCTATGGCGAAGAAGATATGACGAGTGTGTATGCCGTGGATATCCACCATAAAACCGATTCTCTGGTCACCTACATTCAAAATCTGCCGGATACGGGGACATACTTGCTTGTTTGTCATATTGGAAAAACGACACCTGAAATGAATGCCCTCACGGATACACATCCCTGGGGACTA
This window of the Candidatus Neomarinimicrobiota bacterium genome carries:
- the rlmD gene encoding 23S rRNA (uracil(1939)-C(5))-methyltransferase RlmD, whose product is MNTPHPVKKNSIHEVTIESIAFGGKGIARLNDYVIFVRNSLPGQSLRVKIIKRKSHYAEAIIEEILKESPHYTPPPCPYFSDCGGCSFQNLDYTTQCQIKEQQIRDVFVHLGKLSTTILPVKGAPVLWGYRNKMEFSAGTERWFMKENDPGTPRDFALGLHAPRRFDKILDIESCLLQDDESNALFQEIRKEVKKEGLSLYNARTHEGYLRNVVIRKGYHTGEMMVNFVTRDDTPEQLTPVVEHILPRFPSVTTVVNNINDSLGMTAFGQKEWRLHGPGIIHDRIGPIQYEISANSFFQTNTSGAEQLYSLVEDFAELTGHETVWDLYCGTGSIALYLSQKANEVLGFEMIRDAIQNARQNAEKNHISNCHFFEANLDKFFQKNPDLIQSLPAPDLAVVDPPRAGLHPDFIQQLIHLAPPKIIYVSCNPATQARDSALLVESGYSLDKIQPVDMFPHTPHIESVALLTKT